A DNA window from Synechococcus sp. UW179A contains the following coding sequences:
- the folK gene encoding 2-amino-4-hydroxy-6-hydroxymethyldihydropteridine diphosphokinase, translating to MRVSPSLADQAHSLAIALGANLPSRAGEPRQTLITVRPQLERLVSHWARDVPEELLCSWSPLFETAPVGGPPLQPMYCNAVVLFEGVQRPAAEAAALDLLTQLHQLERRFGRDRNKELPWGPRSLDLDLLFWGEWRLDHPRLVLPHPRLHLRQFVLEPLLAAMQRSVDWHS from the coding sequence CTGCGCGTGAGCCCCAGTCTCGCTGATCAGGCTCATTCGCTTGCCATCGCCCTTGGGGCAAACCTGCCCAGTCGCGCCGGTGAGCCTCGTCAGACCCTGATCACGGTTCGTCCTCAGTTGGAGCGGCTTGTGAGCCACTGGGCCAGAGATGTTCCAGAAGAGCTGCTCTGCTCCTGGTCGCCACTGTTCGAGACGGCTCCAGTGGGTGGGCCTCCACTGCAGCCGATGTACTGCAATGCCGTGGTGCTGTTCGAAGGAGTGCAGCGCCCTGCCGCCGAGGCTGCGGCGTTGGACTTGCTCACGCAGCTGCATCAGCTGGAGCGCCGTTTCGGTCGTGATCGAAACAAGGAGCTGCCATGGGGTCCTCGCAGCCTCGATCTGGATCTCCTCTTCTGGGGGGAATGGCGACTGGACCATCCGCGGCTTGTGTTGCCTCACCCACGGCTGCACCTGCGCCAATTTGTTCTCGAGCCTTTGCTGGCAGCCATGCAGCGATCAGTCGACTGGCATTCCTGA